A part of Aspergillus flavus chromosome 1, complete sequence genomic DNA contains:
- a CDS encoding putative sulfur metabolite repression control protein, which yields MASTIPTGACEPTISKTLPRDGLAVTACEMGTKYFVIAKEVALYLFNFADNSLIMLQERGNITWSLALHEDKNLLVTGGTEGVVRIWNIQTMSVIRSLKGHTATVRSLLIVDDTTLISGSRDSTICLWDLDSDATDPKLVLKGHAKTVRCLKVHGGVLVSAGYDGESRVWDIYTGQCLRVLKGHTGTLFALCFDGSRIVTGSLDSTIRVWDPRSGACLGVLSGHSGAVTRLFLQGDTLISADNAGTVKVWSLSNASGRTIAEEKDGSVISLAADGENILVGNTNGSVSLVPHESGTSRTLVAGADAVWSVGFKPSNRPLAVYLKGGDTQLAIF from the exons ATGGCTTCCACTATCCCAACTGGGGCCTGCGAGCCCACCATCAGTAAAACCTTACCACGCGATGGCCTGGCCGTGACCGCGTGCGAGATGGGCACTAAGTACTTTGTGATCGCAAAGGAGGTTGCACTCTACCTATTCAATTTTGCCGATAATTCCCTAATTATGCTGcaagagagaggaaatatCACTTGGTCTCTCGCGTTACATGAAGATAAGAATCTCTTAGTAACGGGTGGAACAGAGGGGGTGGTCCGGATATGGAATATACAGACGAT GTCAGTCATTCGCTCACTGAAGGGTCATACCGCAACTGTCCGCAGTCTCCTGATAGTGGATGATACCACGCTCATCTCCGGTAGTCGCGACTCGACCATCTGCCTCTGGGACTTGGACTCTGATGCAACTGATCCAAAGTTGGTTCTGAAAGGGCACGCGAAAACAGTACGATGTCTTAAGGTGCACGGCGGAGTTCTTGTTTCAGCAGGTTATGACGGGGAATCGCGGGTTTGGGATATCTACACCGGACAATGTCTCCGTGTGCTCAAAGGACATACAGGGACACTGTTTGCTTTATGCTTTGATGGGTCTCGGATCGTTACAGGCAGTTTGGATTCGACTATCCGCGTTTGGGATCCACGCTCAGG GGCTTGTCTGGGAGTTCTTTCGGGCCACAGCGGGGCTGTCACCCGGTTATTCTTACAGGGGGATACTCTCATCTCTGCTGATAATGCTGGAACGGTGAAGGTGTGGTCTTTAAGTAATGCTTCGGGTCGGACTATcgccgaagagaaagacggGAGTGTCATTTCGTTGGCGGCAGATGGTGAAAATATCCTCGTTGGCAACACGAATGGTTCAGTGTCTTTAGTCCCTCATGAATCCGGCACAAGTAGGACACTTGTGGCCGGAGCAGATGCTGTCTGGAGTGTGGGATTCAAACCGTCCAATCGCCCCTTGGCGGTTTACCTTAAAGGGGGAGACACCCAACTGGCCATCTTTTAA